A stretch of the Pan troglodytes isolate AG18354 chromosome 20, NHGRI_mPanTro3-v2.0_pri, whole genome shotgun sequence genome encodes the following:
- the LGI4 gene encoding leucine-rich repeat LGI family member 4, whose translation MGGAGILLLLLAGAGVVVAWRPPKGKCPPRCSCSKDSALCEGSPDLPVSFSPTLLSLSLVRTGVTQLKAGSFLRIPSLHLLLFTSNSFSVIEDDAFAGLSHLQYLFIEDNEIGSISKNALRGLRSLTHLSLANNHLETLPRFLFRGLDTLTHVDLRGNPFQCDCRVLWLLQWMPTVNASVGTGACAGPASLSHMQLHHLDPKTFKCRAIELSWFQTVGESALSVEPFSYQGEPHIVLAQPFAGRCLILSWDYSLQRFRPEEELPAASVVSCKPLVLGPSLFVLAARLWGGSQLWARPSPGLRLAPTQTLAPRRLLRPNDAELLWLEGQPCFVVADASKAGSTTLLCRDGPGFYPHQSLHAWHRDTDAEALELDGRPHLLLASASQRPVLFHWTGGRFERRTDIPEAEDVYATRHFQAGGDVFLCLTRYIGDSMVMRWDGSMFRLLQQLPSRGAHVFQPLLIARDQLAILGSDFAFSQVLRLEPDKGLLEPLQELGPPALVAPRAFAHITMASRRFLFAACFKGPTQIYQHHEIDLSA comes from the exons atgggAGGGGCAGgcattctgctgctgctgctggctggggcgGGGGTGGTGGTGGCCTGGAGACCCCCAAAGGGAAAGTGTCCCCCGCGCTGCTCCTGCTCCAAAGACAGCGCCCTGTGTGAGGGCTCCCCGGACCTGCCCGTCAGCTTCTCTCCGACCCTGCTGTCACT CTCACTCGTCAGGACGGGAGTCACCCAGCTGAAGGCCGGCAGCTTCCTGAGAATTCCGTCTCTGCACCTGCT CCTCTTCACCTCCAACTCCTTCTCCGTGATTGAGGACGATGCATTTGCGGGCCTGTCCCACCTGCAGTACCT CTTCATCGAGGACAATGAGATTGGCTCCATCTCTAAGAATGCCCTCAGAGGACTTCGCTCGCTTACACACCT AAGTCTGGCCAATAACCATCTGGAGACCCTCCCCAGATTCCTGTTCCGAGGCCTGGACACCCTTACTCACGT GGACCTCCGCGGGAACCCGTTCCAGTGTGACTGCCGCGTCCTCTGGCTCCTGCAGTGGATGCCCACCGTGAACGCCAGCGTGGGGACCGGCGCCTGTGCGGGCCCCGCCTCCCTGAGCCACATGCAGCTCCACCACCTCGACCCCAAGACTTTCAAGTGCAGAGCCATAG AGCTGTCCTGGTTCCAGACGGTGGGGGAGTCGGCACTGAGCGTAGAGCCCTTCTCCTACCAAGGGGAGCCTCACATTGTGCTGGCACAGCCCTTCGCCGGCCGCTGCCTGATTCTCTCCTGGGACTACAGCCTGCAGCGCTTCCGGCCCGAGGAAGAGCTGCCCG cGGCCTCCGTGGTGTCCTGCAAGCCACTGGTGCTGGGCCCGAGCCTCTTCGTGCTGGCTGCCCGCCTGTGGGGGGGCTCACAGCTGTGGGCCCGGCCCAGTCCCGGCCTGCGCCTGGCCCCAACGCAGACCCTGGCCCCGCGGCGGCTGCTGCGGCCCAATGACGCCGAGCTCCTGTGGCTGGAAGGGCAACCCTGCTTCGTGGTGGCCGATGCCTCCAAGGCGGGCAGCACCACGCTGCTGTGCCGCGACGGGCCCGGCTTTTACCCGCACCAGAGCCTGCACGCCTGGCACCGCGACACGGACGCTGAGGCCCTGGAGCTGGACGGCCGGCCCCACCTGCTGCTGGCCTCGGCTTCCCAGCGGCCCGTGCTCTTCCACTGGACCGGTGGCCGCTTCGAGAGACGCACAGACATCCCTGAGGCCGAGGATGTCTATGCCACACGCCACTTCCAGGCTGGTGGGGACGTGTTCCTGTGCCTCACACGCTACATTGGGGACTCCATG GTCATGCGCTGGGACGGCTCCATGTTTCGTCTGCTGCAGCAACTTCCCTCGCGCGGTGCCCACGTCTTCCAGCCACTGCTCATCGCCAGGGACCAGCTGGCCATCCTAGGCAGCGACTTCGCCTTCAGCCAGGTCCTCCGCCTTGAGCCTGACAAGGGGCTCCTGGAGCCACTGCAGGAGCTGGGGCCTCCGGCCCTGGTGGCCCCCCGTGCCTTTGCCCACATCACTATGGCCAGCAGACGCTTCCTCTTTGCTGCTTGCTTTAAGGGCCCCACACAGATCTACCAGCATCACGAGATCGACCTCAGTGCCTGA